A section of the bacterium genome encodes:
- a CDS encoding aminoglycoside phosphotransferase family protein, with translation MGHRTPILPRFTQFYLTLPDNLGADFINDGIYELPGAWKFFTRLPAGKSALVYCSGLTAVPLAFARHLRRVEIAGLNTEEAEILSELARLKQLDNLEVLPALAAITGPYDQIIVLAGAREFFSGQLAAFAERVQTAATGEEEWLLFVRGAGAPALADWSKRMLRRLLGRGAPALPAGAVRLCLRNSPALSREQVVAIFPALLQLVRAELRVSPDFMRPKWISCDTGGRAVRPARAAAESGAGRLLIAGKSAAAASSFLSRLLQHLSPAEESGWQARGPGRVLSGGKVQVELWRQAQAAPQQALLKLPLIASAEKRLQENATTLARLHQAEGLAPEQRRLFPVTLAAGKFEQQRFQLESFLPGRSLDRLPAAVVQDPELIHQILQCWLGIQEKFLRPVRVDDEIFRRLFLEVLEAVQEWLALAPEVRRRLQRLADYWRRQFGGRTLACGLVHGDFSIKNVMIAPESREITGLIDWDLADFFSLPTMDVLHFFIRLDSRSFREVPPVIALRLIKSSAGLPPRHFNEVAERYGYQPADWPGVVMLYWLHRQRGYLGSPKNLNARFVRRQFHQVLELFEREILP, from the coding sequence ATGGGCCACCGCACTCCGATCCTGCCCCGTTTCACGCAATTCTACTTGACCTTGCCGGACAATCTGGGCGCTGATTTTATCAACGACGGCATCTATGAATTGCCCGGGGCTTGGAAATTTTTCACGCGCCTGCCGGCCGGCAAATCCGCGCTGGTTTATTGCTCCGGATTGACCGCGGTGCCGCTGGCTTTCGCGCGCCATTTACGCCGCGTGGAAATTGCCGGATTGAATACCGAGGAGGCGGAAATTCTCTCCGAACTGGCCCGCCTCAAGCAGCTCGATAATCTCGAGGTTCTGCCGGCGCTGGCGGCCATCACCGGGCCCTATGATCAAATCATCGTCCTGGCCGGCGCCCGGGAATTTTTCAGCGGCCAACTCGCCGCCTTTGCGGAGCGCGTTCAAACCGCTGCCACCGGCGAGGAAGAATGGTTGCTGTTCGTGCGCGGGGCGGGTGCGCCCGCGCTGGCAGATTGGAGCAAGCGCATGCTGCGCCGCCTGCTCGGTCGCGGGGCTCCGGCCCTGCCGGCCGGCGCCGTGCGGCTGTGTTTGCGGAATTCGCCGGCGCTTTCGCGCGAGCAAGTGGTTGCGATATTTCCCGCACTGCTGCAGCTCGTACGCGCCGAGCTGCGCGTGTCGCCGGATTTCATGCGGCCGAAATGGATCTCCTGTGATACTGGCGGCAGGGCGGTGCGCCCGGCGCGAGCCGCCGCCGAGTCTGGCGCTGGACGGTTGTTGATTGCAGGCAAATCCGCGGCTGCGGCTTCGTCATTTCTCAGCCGCTTGTTGCAGCACCTCTCGCCGGCGGAAGAAAGCGGCTGGCAAGCGCGCGGGCCCGGCCGGGTGCTCAGCGGCGGCAAGGTGCAGGTGGAATTGTGGCGGCAGGCGCAGGCTGCGCCGCAGCAGGCTTTGCTGAAACTCCCGCTCATTGCTTCGGCGGAAAAACGCTTGCAGGAAAACGCGACCACGCTCGCGCGGCTGCATCAGGCGGAAGGGCTGGCGCCGGAACAACGCCGGCTTTTTCCAGTGACGCTGGCTGCGGGCAAATTCGAACAGCAGAGGTTTCAGCTCGAGAGCTTTCTGCCCGGCCGGTCACTCGATCGCCTGCCCGCCGCCGTGGTGCAGGATCCGGAGTTAATTCACCAGATCCTGCAATGCTGGCTCGGCATTCAGGAAAAGTTTCTCCGGCCGGTGCGTGTGGATGACGAGATCTTCCGCCGTCTTTTCCTGGAAGTGCTGGAAGCCGTGCAGGAGTGGCTCGCACTGGCACCGGAGGTGCGCCGGCGCCTGCAGCGCCTGGCTGACTATTGGCGCCGGCAATTCGGCGGCCGCACCCTCGCTTGCGGGCTGGTGCACGGCGATTTTTCGATCAAGAATGTCATGATCGCGCCGGAGAGCAGGGAAATCACCGGTTTGATCGATTGGGATCTGGCCGATTTTTTCTCGCTGCCCACGATGGACGTGCTGCATTTTTTCATCCGCCTGGACAGCCGTTCCTTTCGCGAGGTGCCGCCGGTGATTGCCCTGCGCTTGATCAAGAGCAGCGCCGGTTTGCCGCCGCGCCATTTCAACGAAGTGGCGGAACGCTACGGCTACCAGCCGGCGGACTGGCCCGGCGTGGTGATGCTCTACTGGCTGCACCGGCAGCGCGGCTATCTCGGCTCGCCGAAGAACCTCAATGCCCGCTTCGTCCGCCGCCAATTCCACCAAGTGTTGGAGCTGTTTGAACGCGAGATTCTGCCATGA
- a CDS encoding glycosyltransferase yields MATTNSHKILFISWAENCSRSDNLARLLGGSSRMVYAGSLGSNYFTVALKYLVQMWMTWKLLWRERPRVVLVMVPPIFICVPAYLYCRLSGAGYLTDTHTAAFTMARWRPLLFLNAWFYRRALTNIVTNEHLAGRVEKWRAPFVVIGDLPVQFKRVGEFPFNGRFTVTVVCSYNPDEPLDNIWEAARQLPEVDFYVTGKLKDAPARLLNGKPDNMRFTDFLPLDQYAGLIKGCHAVMVLTTRDHTMQRGAYEALALGTPIITSDWPLLRQTFGKAALFVDNSPAGIVASVRSLQADWPEYQAAVQQQREERLQIWRAREARLRTAINSKLAT; encoded by the coding sequence ATGGCCACGACGAATAGTCACAAAATTCTTTTCATCTCCTGGGCGGAGAATTGCAGCCGCAGCGACAACCTTGCGCGGCTGCTGGGCGGCAGCTCCAGGATGGTCTATGCCGGAAGCTTGGGCAGCAACTACTTCACCGTGGCGCTGAAATATCTGGTGCAGATGTGGATGACCTGGAAGCTGCTCTGGCGCGAGCGGCCGCGGGTGGTGCTGGTGATGGTACCGCCGATTTTCATTTGCGTGCCAGCCTATCTTTATTGCCGGCTGTCGGGCGCGGGCTATCTCACCGACACGCACACCGCCGCATTCACCATGGCACGCTGGCGACCGCTGCTGTTTCTGAATGCCTGGTTTTACCGCCGCGCCTTGACCAATATCGTGACCAACGAGCATCTCGCCGGCCGGGTGGAAAAATGGCGCGCGCCGTTCGTGGTGATCGGCGATTTGCCGGTGCAATTCAAGCGCGTCGGCGAGTTTCCGTTCAACGGCCGTTTCACGGTGACGGTGGTGTGCAGCTACAATCCCGACGAGCCGCTGGACAACATCTGGGAGGCGGCGCGGCAGTTGCCCGAGGTGGATTTCTACGTGACCGGCAAGCTCAAAGACGCGCCCGCGCGTTTGCTCAACGGCAAGCCGGACAACATGCGTTTCACCGACTTTCTGCCGCTCGACCAATATGCCGGCTTGATCAAAGGGTGCCACGCCGTGATGGTCTTGACCACGCGCGATCACACCATGCAGCGCGGCGCCTACGAGGCGCTCGCGCTCGGCACACCCATCATCACGTCCGATTGGCCACTGCTGCGGCAGACGTTCGGCAAGGCGGCGCTGTTCGTTGACAATTCTCCGGCCGGCATCGTTGCGAGCGTTAGAAGCCTGCAGGCGGACTGGCCGGAATATCAGGCGGCGGTGCAACAACAGCGGGAGGAGCGCCTGCAGATTTGGCGCGCGCGCGAAGCCCGGCTGCGGACCGCGATCAACTCCAAGCTGGCAACGTAA
- a CDS encoding tetratricopeptide repeat protein: MNSTDTKASQRPLLEKLLFGSLILLFMNSGYLAAFAHASLFYLLNVFLHVGLGIFVLVLVLWHGLTFLREETPKGNDIARYFGYLGYWLLLAGMGIGVYLTVAGVHSWNEWLLAVHVIGCLLAIVLLIKAIRNIGHQISISNPINTAGRLLMVFAVISLCLPMLAQVADFVFPDDDGIPENPEIAPFTLADLAMDGESGPFFASAAATAAKDTMITDFLNDSKTCGESGCHTEIYEQWRSSAHSFSAFQSLWYKPAYAAVQQQAGKAAAQWCAGCHTPALLLAGAAGKPPEQQEQHAQAHAAIGCTACHGVRQVNSTLGQGNYVMGLPGLFSLASSENALLRRIYAWFVHLDPAPHRETYMKPVLTNGASEFCSTCHKSAVDYPLNQGRWLQVMNDYDSWQNSGYSRQAVRDFYRPAVKQTCTDCHMARVPSQDAGATDGKAPDHRFLGANTALPVWRGDAAQLAATEAFLQDNKITVDIFAASLTPTPAAKRPEPDSSSAAPPAPIETRIAPATLCSDQEAFWHMAPGMQSPAPQSAVIAPINRQDVAVHPGESVRIDVVVRSRNLGHNFPAGASDMAEAWVEFLAVDNHGQVICWSGGTDGHVNGRIDPTAHLFGAAMVDSLGRRIYHFESWKAAGASFVNLLPPNSAEVIRYRFTIPPSSGEQIRLIAKVNYRKIQTASLPLAGTENDPPTSLPTGRPLPVIQMARAEATLRVDYNLMRHQSYMESYVPADKERWNDYGIGLLRQNDLAGAERAFLSGSVRAPLEHNPWINLGIVWMKSGKVAQAKTALRHALSIAPSSSRGRYFLSLAYKAEGDYEAALDELKEAIDNHDDDRGMHLEMGRLHYLRQDYSRAIRSLRRALRIDPENATAYFYLKECYTAQGEPEEAEQMNRLYLRFRKDESMEQLQQAARLTASWLEAEPQAYHEHRSAEFKFWNSSAASATNGHDE, encoded by the coding sequence ATGAACAGCACGGACACCAAAGCTTCGCAGCGCCCTCTGCTCGAAAAATTGCTCTTTGGCAGTCTCATTCTTCTCTTCATGAACAGTGGCTACCTCGCTGCTTTTGCCCATGCTTCGCTTTTCTACTTGCTCAACGTCTTTCTGCATGTCGGGCTGGGGATATTCGTATTGGTGCTGGTGCTGTGGCATGGCCTCACCTTCTTGCGGGAAGAGACGCCCAAGGGCAACGACATCGCCCGCTATTTCGGCTACCTCGGCTACTGGCTGCTGCTTGCCGGCATGGGCATCGGCGTTTATCTGACGGTGGCGGGCGTGCACAGTTGGAACGAATGGCTGCTCGCGGTGCACGTCATCGGTTGTTTGCTGGCGATCGTGTTGCTGATCAAAGCAATTCGCAACATCGGCCATCAAATCAGCATCTCCAACCCCATCAACACCGCCGGCCGTCTGTTGATGGTGTTCGCGGTGATTTCCCTTTGCCTGCCCATGCTGGCGCAGGTTGCCGATTTTGTGTTCCCTGATGATGACGGCATTCCGGAAAACCCGGAAATCGCGCCGTTCACGCTCGCCGATCTGGCGATGGACGGCGAGTCCGGCCCCTTTTTCGCCTCGGCCGCCGCAACCGCCGCCAAGGACACCATGATCACCGACTTCCTGAATGACTCCAAAACGTGCGGCGAGTCCGGCTGTCACACGGAGATCTATGAGCAATGGCGCAGCTCAGCCCACAGTTTCTCCGCTTTTCAAAGCCTGTGGTACAAACCCGCTTATGCGGCCGTGCAGCAGCAGGCCGGCAAAGCCGCGGCGCAGTGGTGTGCCGGCTGCCACACGCCGGCTCTCTTGCTGGCCGGCGCCGCCGGCAAACCGCCGGAGCAGCAGGAGCAACACGCCCAGGCACACGCGGCCATCGGATGCACCGCCTGTCACGGCGTGAGGCAGGTGAATTCCACGCTCGGCCAGGGCAACTACGTCATGGGCTTGCCCGGCTTGTTTTCTCTGGCGAGCAGTGAGAACGCGCTGCTGCGCCGTATCTATGCCTGGTTTGTTCATCTTGATCCTGCGCCGCATCGCGAAACCTATATGAAGCCGGTGCTCACCAACGGCGCCAGCGAATTCTGCTCGACCTGCCACAAATCGGCCGTTGATTATCCCCTCAATCAGGGCCGCTGGTTGCAGGTCATGAACGACTATGACAGTTGGCAGAACAGCGGCTATTCGCGGCAGGCGGTGCGCGATTTTTACCGGCCGGCAGTGAAACAAACCTGCACCGATTGCCACATGGCGCGTGTGCCCTCGCAGGATGCCGGCGCGACCGACGGAAAAGCTCCTGATCATCGTTTTCTCGGCGCCAATACCGCCCTGCCGGTTTGGCGCGGCGACGCCGCACAGCTCGCCGCCACCGAGGCCTTTCTGCAAGACAACAAGATCACGGTGGACATCTTCGCGGCCAGCCTGACGCCCACGCCCGCTGCCAAGCGACCAGAGCCGGATTCCAGCAGCGCCGCTCCGCCCGCGCCTATCGAAACGCGGATAGCGCCCGCCACACTGTGCAGCGATCAAGAGGCTTTTTGGCACATGGCACCCGGCATGCAATCGCCGGCCCCGCAATCTGCTGTCATCGCGCCGATCAACCGGCAGGACGTTGCGGTGCATCCCGGCGAGTCGGTGCGCATTGACGTCGTGGTGCGCTCGCGTAACCTCGGCCACAATTTTCCCGCCGGCGCCTCGGACATGGCCGAAGCCTGGGTGGAGTTTCTCGCCGTCGACAACCACGGCCAGGTGATTTGTTGGAGCGGCGGCACGGACGGGCATGTCAATGGCCGTATCGATCCCACGGCACATCTATTCGGCGCCGCCATGGTGGACAGTCTCGGCCGCCGCATTTATCATTTTGAGAGCTGGAAGGCGGCAGGCGCCTCCTTTGTCAACCTGCTGCCGCCCAACAGCGCCGAGGTGATCCGCTACCGTTTCACCATTCCACCGAGCAGCGGCGAGCAGATTCGCCTGATTGCCAAAGTCAATTATCGCAAGATTCAAACCGCCAGCCTGCCGTTGGCGGGTACGGAGAATGATCCGCCCACTTCACTCCCGACCGGCCGGCCACTGCCTGTGATTCAAATGGCACGCGCCGAAGCCACACTGCGTGTCGATTACAATCTCATGCGGCATCAGAGCTACATGGAAAGCTACGTGCCGGCGGACAAGGAGCGCTGGAATGACTACGGCATTGGCCTCTTGCGCCAGAATGATCTGGCCGGCGCCGAGCGGGCGTTTCTGAGCGGCAGCGTGCGCGCGCCGCTGGAACACAATCCCTGGATCAATCTCGGCATCGTTTGGATGAAAAGCGGCAAGGTGGCACAAGCCAAGACCGCGCTGCGGCACGCCTTGTCGATTGCGCCCAGTTCCTCGCGCGGCCGCTATTTTCTCAGTCTTGCCTACAAGGCGGAGGGCGACTACGAGGCGGCGCTCGATGAGCTCAAAGAAGCGATCGACAATCACGACGACGACCGGGGCATGCACCTGGAGATGGGGCGGCTGCACTATCTCCGCCAGGATTACTCGCGCGCGATCCGTTCCTTGCGACGTGCCCTGCGCATCGACCCGGAAAATGCCACCGCCTATTTCTATCTCAAAGAGTGTTACACCGCCCAGGGTGAGCCGGAGGAGGCAGAGCAGATGAACCGGCTCTATCTGCGCTTCCGCAAAGACGAAAGCATGGAGCAACTCCAGCAGGCGGCGCGCCTCACCGCATCCTGGCTGGAGGCCGAGCCGCAGGCTTACCACGAGCATCGGTCGGCGGAATTCAAGTTTTGGAACAGCAGCGCGGCGAGTGCGACCAATGGCCACGACGAATAG
- a CDS encoding sulfotransferase, producing the protein MPKPLSVRIKQKSQRIYKITCRAFYNLGHRPAAPTRAVFVFGSHRSGTRLPMDVFSRSLDVMTYKEGNSRAFNRNLLKDKADIAELLRRSSFPVVAFKPSCESYRAAELLDYFPDGKAVWIFRYFKDAVNSAARKWGHGRKNLRQIAAGNLAAAGWRAGGLTPDKIALVQRLYDEEMSSHAAHALMWYLQNHLFLDQKLFQRSAVLQVKYEDLVSRPQEQFRRVFDFIGIPFQDKYVDEVYDSSIRKESFPPIPPEIEALCEDLYQRLVAHYNRTATTTPPRPRAVAL; encoded by the coding sequence ATGCCCAAACCCCTCAGCGTCCGGATCAAGCAAAAGAGTCAGCGCATTTACAAGATCACTTGCCGCGCGTTCTACAATCTTGGCCACCGGCCCGCAGCTCCCACGCGAGCAGTTTTTGTTTTCGGCTCACACCGCTCCGGCACCCGCCTGCCGATGGATGTGTTCAGCCGCTCGCTGGACGTGATGACCTACAAGGAAGGCAATTCGCGCGCCTTCAACCGCAACCTGCTCAAGGACAAGGCGGATATTGCCGAGTTGCTTCGCCGCAGCTCCTTTCCGGTGGTGGCCTTCAAGCCGAGTTGTGAATCCTACCGCGCCGCCGAGCTGCTCGACTATTTCCCCGACGGCAAGGCGGTGTGGATTTTCCGCTATTTCAAGGATGCGGTCAACTCGGCGGCGCGCAAATGGGGCCACGGCCGCAAGAATTTGCGTCAGATTGCCGCCGGCAACCTGGCGGCTGCGGGCTGGCGCGCCGGCGGCTTGACCCCAGACAAGATCGCGCTGGTGCAGCGGCTTTATGATGAAGAAATGTCTTCTCACGCCGCGCACGCTTTGATGTGGTATTTGCAGAATCATTTGTTTTTGGATCAGAAACTTTTCCAGCGCAGCGCGGTGTTGCAGGTCAAATACGAAGACTTGGTCAGCCGCCCGCAGGAGCAATTCCGCCGCGTCTTTGATTTCATCGGCATTCCCTTCCAAGACAAGTATGTCGATGAAGTCTATGATTCTTCCATCCGCAAGGAATCATTCCCGCCGATCCCACCTGAGATTGAAGCGCTTTGTGAGGATCTCTACCAGCGGCTGGTGGCGCATTACAATCGCACGGCAACCACCACGCCGCCGCGGCCGCGTGCGGTGGCGCTCTGA
- a CDS encoding glycosyltransferase family 4 protein, translating into MPYRILQIGPYPPPGTGWSVRIKMLKRYIEAAGHTCVVMNTNKNRKVANGEFVPVLSGWDYAVKVLRFCARGYLVHMHLNGKSTKSPLLALVAECLSLLCGRRAVLTFHAGVAQDYFPRQNKFWLDNVFRLIFLLAGRIICNNDEVKARIVEYGIRPEKIIPIPAFCLEYIEDKTALPASLAAFVQRHDPLVCSYIYLRSDFNIDFFLQAMAQVVAAVPRLGLILMGADREQEALQEKLRRYQLSANTCSAGDLDHGDFLAVLEACRVYIRTPVGDGVSSSVLEALMLGTRVVASENGARPPGVLTYHDGEVESFVQAVLAALAQPAAAAHCAGDAKSWRQRAQQLGVRDTLGEELSLLFEAAA; encoded by the coding sequence ATGCCGTATCGGATTCTGCAAATCGGGCCGTATCCGCCGCCCGGCACGGGATGGTCTGTCCGCATCAAAATGCTGAAACGGTACATCGAGGCCGCCGGCCACACCTGCGTGGTGATGAACACCAACAAGAATCGCAAGGTGGCAAACGGCGAATTCGTCCCCGTGCTCAGCGGCTGGGACTATGCCGTCAAGGTTTTGCGCTTCTGTGCACGCGGCTATCTCGTGCACATGCACCTCAACGGCAAATCCACCAAAAGCCCGCTGCTGGCGCTGGTGGCGGAATGCCTCAGCCTGCTCTGCGGCCGGCGGGCGGTGCTCACGTTTCATGCCGGCGTGGCGCAGGATTATTTCCCCCGGCAAAACAAGTTTTGGCTCGACAACGTCTTTCGCCTGATCTTCCTGCTGGCCGGCCGGATCATCTGCAACAATGACGAGGTCAAGGCGCGCATCGTCGAGTATGGCATCCGGCCGGAGAAGATCATTCCGATTCCGGCGTTTTGCCTGGAGTATATCGAAGACAAGACCGCTTTGCCGGCAAGTCTGGCCGCGTTCGTGCAGAGGCATGATCCCCTCGTGTGCAGTTACATCTATCTGCGGTCGGATTTCAACATCGATTTCTTCCTGCAGGCCATGGCGCAAGTCGTGGCGGCGGTGCCGCGTTTGGGCCTCATTCTGATGGGCGCCGATCGCGAGCAGGAGGCACTGCAGGAAAAGCTGCGCCGGTACCAACTCAGCGCAAATACCTGCAGCGCCGGCGATCTCGATCACGGTGACTTTCTGGCGGTGTTGGAAGCGTGCCGGGTCTACATCCGCACGCCCGTGGGCGATGGTGTGTCCTCGAGCGTGCTGGAGGCGTTGATGCTGGGCACTCGCGTCGTGGCCAGTGAGAATGGCGCGCGGCCGCCGGGCGTGTTGACGTATCACGACGGCGAAGTCGAGTCGTTTGTGCAAGCCGTGCTTGCGGCCCTGGCGCAGCCGGCAGCCGCAGCCCACTGCGCCGGTGACGCCAAATCGTGGCGACAGCGGGCGCAGCAGCTCGGCGTGCGGGACACGCTGGGCGAAGAACTCTCTCTCCTGTTTGAGGCAGCCGCGTAA
- a CDS encoding heparinase II/III family protein, whose product MNLKRIKSMSLDEVGYRLKIAGTKKLSKLSHRRRDFLAPERFLTAFELPSDYRGPYAEAVANRRWRAAEDYLLEHMRTRARGEGYHGLQPKYFLAPQDRPQVLAALQQHLPHVPAETLAAAGKYLAHEFSFFGVHHTCADEIDWHRDPLSLQSWPRDFYTELRYYGQTDGGRRLPGDVKHVWELNRHQHFTILGKAFWLTGETKYALEFFTQAVSWMRQNPYLHGVNWTSALEVGLRALAWISGYFFCLEAEVLETRTHALLLRTLQLHGHYLHRHLSFFTSPYNHLIGEATALFHLGMLFPEFPQSRQWRATGWRILCEEVTKQFHADGMCVEQAISYHHFTLSLYLLALLLAERNGVSVPPEMRTRLERALEFGMWSQQPDGRHPMLGDNDDATAFLFAERPAWDFRHVLALGALVFQRGDFKQQAGACDECCLWLLGPESPARFASLASFTPAATTRLFAESGYAILRSGWEPDDQHMIFDCGPQSHGLHADETVSTAHGHADALAFTLCAHGEAILRDSGMWCYNGELSRQNHFRSGCAHNTITIDGRSACKIVGRLGYSHVPPVTQTYFTSREDFTFVEAAYVGFGFNLRHRRGIFYRPQAYWLILDSLEGEGEHVVDRWFHFDPHSQLEPAGEWLVARRPDHKNLLLAEISAPAQTADFFCGGENPEAGWLAPGYGRQQAAPVLRFRSSAAMPVQFATLLMPVAAELPRLRVAAAGRHGTASSEPFVLELSTADWEDRIIFNFTGSRQRVAEVSTDAEIIFEHRLRMPARHEVTMVRGRNLKIASNEIFALEKAADMKCALTVPADRSAAVDPEELTGAAAARLALRQTAGADAGS is encoded by the coding sequence ATGAATCTGAAAAGAATCAAAAGCATGTCGTTGGACGAGGTCGGCTATCGTCTGAAAATAGCGGGCACGAAGAAGCTCAGCAAGCTGTCACATCGCCGCCGCGACTTTCTCGCCCCCGAGCGTTTCCTCACCGCTTTTGAGCTGCCCTCCGACTATCGCGGGCCGTACGCGGAAGCGGTTGCCAACCGGCGCTGGCGCGCAGCCGAAGACTATTTGCTCGAGCATATGCGCACCCGCGCGCGCGGGGAGGGCTATCACGGCCTGCAGCCGAAATACTTTCTGGCGCCGCAGGATCGCCCGCAGGTTCTCGCTGCCCTTCAGCAACACCTGCCGCATGTGCCTGCCGAAACGCTGGCCGCAGCCGGCAAATACCTCGCACACGAGTTTTCCTTCTTTGGCGTCCACCACACCTGCGCCGACGAAATCGACTGGCATCGCGACCCGCTCTCGCTGCAGTCCTGGCCCCGCGATTTCTACACCGAGTTGCGCTACTACGGCCAAACGGATGGCGGCCGGCGGCTGCCGGGGGATGTGAAACACGTGTGGGAGTTGAATCGCCATCAACATTTCACCATTCTGGGCAAGGCTTTTTGGCTTACCGGCGAAACGAAATACGCCCTGGAATTCTTCACCCAGGCGGTGAGCTGGATGCGCCAGAATCCCTATTTGCACGGCGTGAATTGGACCAGCGCGCTGGAAGTGGGGCTGCGCGCCCTGGCATGGATCAGCGGGTACTTCTTCTGCCTGGAAGCGGAGGTGCTGGAGACGCGCACGCATGCCCTCCTGTTGCGCACGCTGCAACTGCACGGACATTACCTGCACCGGCATCTTTCCTTTTTTACCAGTCCCTACAATCACCTCATTGGCGAAGCCACGGCGCTGTTCCATCTGGGAATGCTGTTCCCGGAATTTCCGCAGAGCCGGCAGTGGCGCGCCACGGGCTGGAGAATTCTCTGCGAGGAAGTAACCAAACAATTTCACGCGGACGGCATGTGTGTGGAGCAGGCCATTTCCTACCATCATTTCACGCTGAGCTTGTATCTGCTCGCCCTGCTGCTGGCGGAGCGCAACGGCGTGAGTGTGCCGCCGGAAATGCGCACGCGTTTGGAGAGGGCGCTCGAGTTTGGCATGTGGAGCCAGCAGCCCGACGGCCGTCATCCCATGCTCGGTGACAATGATGATGCCACCGCGTTTCTGTTTGCCGAGCGGCCGGCATGGGATTTTCGTCACGTGCTGGCGCTTGGCGCGCTGGTGTTTCAGCGCGGCGATTTCAAGCAGCAGGCAGGCGCTTGCGATGAATGCTGCTTGTGGCTGCTCGGCCCGGAAAGCCCGGCCCGCTTCGCGAGTCTCGCAAGCTTTACGCCGGCCGCAACCACGCGCCTGTTTGCCGAGAGCGGCTATGCGATTCTGCGCAGCGGCTGGGAACCCGATGATCAGCACATGATTTTTGATTGCGGACCGCAAAGCCACGGCCTGCATGCCGATGAAACCGTCTCCACCGCGCACGGCCACGCCGATGCTTTGGCATTCACCCTGTGCGCGCACGGCGAGGCGATACTGCGCGATTCGGGCATGTGGTGCTACAACGGCGAGTTGAGCCGGCAGAATCACTTTCGTAGCGGCTGCGCGCACAATACCATTACCATCGACGGCCGCAGCGCCTGCAAAATCGTGGGCCGGCTGGGATATTCCCACGTGCCGCCGGTTACGCAAACCTATTTCACCAGCCGGGAAGATTTCACTTTTGTGGAAGCCGCCTACGTGGGTTTCGGTTTCAATCTGCGCCACCGCCGCGGCATTTTCTACCGGCCGCAGGCATATTGGCTCATTCTTGACAGTCTCGAAGGTGAAGGGGAACACGTCGTCGACCGGTGGTTTCACTTTGATCCGCACAGCCAACTCGAGCCGGCCGGCGAGTGGCTCGTGGCGCGCCGGCCGGATCACAAAAACCTGCTGCTCGCTGAAATCAGCGCGCCGGCTCAGACAGCGGACTTCTTCTGCGGCGGAGAAAATCCCGAGGCGGGATGGCTGGCGCCCGGCTATGGCCGTCAACAGGCAGCGCCGGTGTTGCGTTTCCGCTCCTCCGCTGCCATGCCGGTACAATTCGCCACTTTGCTGATGCCGGTGGCCGCGGAGCTGCCGCGTCTGCGGGTTGCCGCGGCAGGCCGGCACGGCACTGCGAGTTCAGAACCGTTCGTGCTGGAATTGAGCACGGCCGACTGGGAGGATCGCATCATCTTCAACTTCACCGGCAGCAGGCAGCGTGTGGCAGAGGTGAGCACTGACGCGGAAATCATTTTCGAGCACCGCCTGCGAATGCCGGCCCGGCATGAGGTGACCATGGTGCGCGGACGAAACTTGAAAATCGCCAGCAACGAGATTTTTGCATTGGAAAAAGCCGCTGATATGAAATGTGCCTTGACGGTGCCGGCCGATCGCAGCGCGGCGGTCGATCCGGAGGAATTGACGGGGGCAGCCGCCGCACGGCTGGCGCTGCGGCAGACTGCCGGCGCGGATGCGGGGAGTTGA